Proteins encoded in a region of the Streptomyces sp. NBC_00310 genome:
- a CDS encoding universal stress protein codes for MAGHEFFDSADRKRRPVADHTAAEPLAAEEARPSCDPAFKHGVVVGFDGSTSSERALAYAVGMARRSGSGLIIVHVANRLPTTVWAGCEPPVFVDVPDHRTEVLGLELACADYLAEVPWILVERGGDICHELEEVGREYEADAIVVGSTHGIVGRIFGSVAGRLAKRAQRPVIVIP; via the coding sequence ATGGCCGGTCACGAATTCTTCGACTCCGCGGACCGCAAGCGGCGGCCCGTCGCCGATCACACGGCGGCCGAGCCCCTTGCGGCGGAAGAGGCACGCCCGTCCTGCGATCCCGCCTTCAAGCACGGCGTCGTCGTCGGCTTCGACGGTTCGACGTCCAGTGAGCGCGCCCTCGCGTACGCCGTCGGTATGGCCCGCCGCTCCGGCTCGGGCCTGATCATCGTGCACGTCGCCAATCGGCTGCCCACGACCGTGTGGGCCGGCTGCGAGCCGCCCGTCTTCGTCGACGTTCCCGATCACCGCACCGAGGTCCTCGGGCTGGAGCTCGCCTGCGCCGACTATCTGGCCGAAGTGCCCTGGATCCTCGTCGAGCGCGGCGGCGACATCTGCCACGAACTCGAAGAGGTGGGGCGGGAGTACGAGGCCGACGCGATCGTCGTCGGGTCCACGCACGGGATCGTGGGGCGGATCTTCGGGTCCGTCGCCGGGCGGCTCGCCAAGCGGGCGCAGCGGCCGGTCATCGTCATTCCGTGA
- a CDS encoding helix-turn-helix domain-containing protein: MSHDSTAAPEAAARKLSGRRRKEIVAVLLFSGGPIFESSIPLSVFGIDRQDAGVPRYRLLVCAGEDGPLRTTGGLELTAPNGLEAISRAGTVVVPAWRSITSPPPEEALDALRRAHEEGARIVGLCTGAFVLAAAGLLDGRPATTHWMYAPTLAKRYPSVHVDPRELFVDDGDVLTSAGTAAGIDLCLHIVRTDHGNEAAGALARRLVVPPRRSGGQERYLDRSLPEEIGADPLAEVVAWALEHLHEQFDVETLAARAYMSRRTFDRRFRSLTGSAPLQWLITQRVLQAQRLLETSDYSVDEVAGRCGFRSPVALRGHFRRQLGSSPAAYRAAYRARRPQGDKPGDHHDGPHGVPGPSPMSPEHAPVPLQARRTAAASALAPSASLSTEGAKPELYATGRLPGQRSAP; the protein is encoded by the coding sequence ATGAGCCACGACTCCACCGCCGCGCCGGAAGCCGCGGCCCGGAAGCTGTCCGGGCGACGCCGCAAGGAGATCGTCGCGGTGCTGCTGTTCAGCGGCGGTCCCATCTTCGAGAGTTCCATACCGCTGTCGGTGTTCGGGATCGACCGCCAGGACGCCGGCGTACCGCGGTACCGCCTACTGGTGTGCGCGGGCGAGGACGGCCCGCTGCGGACCACAGGGGGCCTGGAACTCACCGCACCGAACGGCCTTGAGGCGATCTCGCGGGCGGGCACGGTGGTCGTGCCCGCATGGCGTTCGATCACCTCACCGCCGCCGGAGGAGGCGCTCGACGCTCTGCGCCGAGCGCACGAAGAGGGTGCCCGCATCGTCGGGCTGTGCACCGGCGCCTTCGTGCTGGCCGCCGCCGGCCTGCTGGACGGCAGGCCCGCGACGACACACTGGATGTACGCGCCGACGCTGGCCAAGCGCTATCCGTCCGTCCACGTCGATCCACGTGAGCTCTTCGTGGACGACGGCGACGTACTGACCTCGGCCGGCACCGCGGCCGGGATCGATCTGTGTCTGCACATCGTGCGGACCGACCACGGGAACGAGGCGGCCGGCGCGCTGGCCCGTCGACTCGTCGTCCCACCCCGTCGATCGGGCGGCCAGGAGCGCTATCTCGATCGGTCTTTACCAGAGGAGATCGGCGCCGACCCGCTCGCCGAGGTCGTCGCCTGGGCGCTGGAGCACCTCCACGAGCAGTTCGACGTGGAGACACTCGCGGCGCGGGCGTACATGAGCCGTCGTACGTTCGACCGCCGGTTCCGTTCGCTCACCGGGAGCGCTCCCCTGCAGTGGCTGATCACCCAGCGCGTGCTGCAGGCGCAGCGTCTGCTGGAGACGTCGGACTACTCGGTGGACGAGGTCGCGGGGCGTTGCGGCTTCCGTTCGCCGGTGGCGCTGCGCGGGCACTTCCGGCGGCAGCTGGGCTCGTCCCCGGCGGCGTACCGGGCGGCGTACCGGGCCCGGCGTCCGCAGGGCGACAAGCCCGGCGACCACCACGACGGCCCGCACGGCGTCCCGGGGCCGTCCCCGATGTCGCCGGAGCACGCCCCGGTGCCGCTCCAGGCCCGCCGCACGGCCGCGGCGAGCGCCCTGGCGCCGTCGGCGTCCCTCTCCACGGAGGGCGCCAAGCCGGAGCTGTACGCGACGGGCCGTCTGCCGGGCCAGCGCAGCGCGCCGTAG
- the orn gene encoding oligoribonuclease gives MNDRMVWIDCEMTGLSLSDDALIEVAALVTDSELNVLGEGVDIVVRPPDSTLETMLEVVREMHTASGLLDALAGGTTLADAEAQVLAYVREHVKEPRKAPLCGNSVGTDRGFLLRDMPALESYLHYRIVDVSSVKELARRWYPRAYFNSPEKNGNHRALADIRESIAELRYYREAIFVPQPGPDSETARAIAAKHVLPAL, from the coding sequence ATGAACGATCGCATGGTGTGGATCGACTGCGAGATGACCGGCCTCTCGCTGTCCGACGACGCGCTCATCGAAGTGGCCGCCCTCGTCACCGACTCCGAGCTGAACGTGCTCGGCGAGGGGGTCGACATCGTCGTCCGCCCGCCGGACTCGACGCTGGAGACGATGCTGGAGGTGGTGCGCGAGATGCACACCGCGTCCGGCCTGCTCGACGCCCTGGCCGGCGGCACGACGCTCGCCGACGCCGAGGCGCAGGTCCTGGCGTACGTACGAGAGCACGTGAAGGAACCGCGCAAGGCCCCCCTCTGCGGCAACTCGGTGGGCACGGACCGAGGCTTCCTCCTCCGTGACATGCCGGCGCTGGAGAGCTACCTCCACTACCGCATCGTGGACGTCTCCTCGGTCAAGGAGCTGGCCCGCCGCTGGTACCCGCGGGCGTACTTCAACAGCCCGGAGAAGAACGGCAACCACCGGGCCCTCGCCGACATCCGCGAATCCATCGCCGAGCTCCGCTACTACCGCGAGGCGATCTTCGTCCCGCAGCCCGGCCCCGACTCGGAGACGGCCCGCGCCATCGCCGCGAAGCACGTCCTGCCCGCGCTGTAG
- a CDS encoding tetratricopeptide repeat-containing protein, with protein MDVQQGLAELAADLKTLQIRHGNPALREIERHAPAERPLPPSTVSEVLNGKRLPRLDLLLALVQTLLGFTDRGHEPVAPRDPRLEFWRDRWSALQLLQSSTRQTTASAEGERPSEVARPPAPDRPADASAFDEPPRTVRIFVAMPGTSMGDEARWTNIPEIRRELLDPVAALVGEAMECETQLVIEKEKTSMGTIHLSMFREAVDADVYIADLSGANPNVYLELGVRWALRDAVTVLIAQDVREVLFNASASRVISYGPMPDELKEAQRQITQAVVGGLRRPEHVDSPVREGSDYVTVPRSQYEGLATEIAGLRSQQGEDLIDAALALGGDDPTRAIELLHDAVDRNPSSLRGHFELGVALRRENRHAEAEAALRICVRLRTDHAPSWRELGTTRSKRGALQSAADAFARAVELDDSDAETWATLGGLHRRLARRDLPERFDTTELERALSSYRRASELSGNDTYPRLNEARVELLLHGVRGTDPTPVFGRFRRLEHLARFAAEDAVGTDPWPVFDLADTLLLTGREEEGLAELRKAVGLVRPHEMESVLSSVVAPLQDFLNCPQLLAPATVNAVSAAVAECLRHLPRRDQD; from the coding sequence GTGGACGTGCAGCAGGGGCTCGCGGAGTTGGCCGCGGACTTGAAGACCCTTCAGATCCGGCACGGGAACCCCGCTCTGCGCGAGATCGAACGGCATGCCCCCGCAGAGCGCCCGCTCCCGCCGTCGACCGTCAGCGAGGTACTCAACGGCAAGCGCCTGCCGCGACTCGACCTGCTGCTCGCGCTCGTGCAGACGTTGCTGGGCTTCACCGACAGAGGACACGAACCGGTTGCGCCGCGTGACCCTCGGCTCGAGTTCTGGCGTGATCGCTGGAGCGCCCTTCAACTCCTTCAGAGCTCGACCAGGCAGACCACCGCCTCAGCCGAGGGGGAGCGACCGTCAGAGGTGGCGCGACCACCCGCGCCCGATCGACCGGCCGACGCGTCCGCGTTCGACGAGCCGCCGCGAACGGTCCGTATCTTCGTGGCGATGCCCGGCACCTCGATGGGCGACGAGGCCCGCTGGACGAACATCCCGGAGATCCGGCGCGAGCTTCTGGATCCCGTGGCCGCCCTTGTCGGCGAGGCGATGGAGTGCGAGACACAACTGGTCATCGAGAAGGAGAAGACGTCCATGGGGACGATCCACCTCTCGATGTTCCGGGAGGCCGTGGACGCCGACGTCTACATAGCCGACCTGAGCGGCGCCAATCCCAATGTCTACCTCGAACTCGGCGTCCGCTGGGCGCTGCGCGACGCGGTGACCGTACTGATCGCCCAGGACGTCCGCGAGGTCCTGTTCAACGCCTCGGCGAGCCGGGTGATCAGCTACGGCCCCATGCCGGACGAGCTCAAGGAGGCCCAGCGGCAGATCACTCAGGCCGTCGTCGGGGGACTGCGTCGGCCGGAACACGTGGACAGCCCGGTGCGCGAGGGCTCCGACTACGTCACCGTGCCGCGCTCCCAGTACGAGGGGCTGGCCACGGAGATCGCGGGCCTGCGCTCACAGCAGGGCGAGGACCTCATCGACGCCGCGCTCGCCCTGGGCGGCGACGACCCGACCCGCGCCATCGAGTTGCTGCACGACGCCGTGGACCGCAACCCGTCGAGCCTGCGCGGGCACTTCGAGCTGGGTGTGGCGCTCCGCCGTGAGAACCGCCACGCCGAGGCGGAGGCCGCACTGCGGATCTGTGTCCGGCTGCGGACCGACCACGCCCCGAGCTGGCGTGAGCTGGGCACCACGCGCAGCAAGCGCGGGGCGCTCCAGTCGGCCGCGGACGCCTTCGCCCGCGCGGTCGAACTCGACGACTCCGACGCGGAGACGTGGGCCACTCTCGGCGGCCTGCACCGGCGTCTGGCCCGCCGGGACCTTCCCGAGCGGTTCGACACCACGGAGTTGGAGAGGGCCCTCAGCAGCTACCGCCGGGCCAGCGAGCTGAGCGGCAACGACACCTATCCGCGGCTCAACGAGGCCCGGGTGGAACTGCTGCTCCACGGAGTCCGCGGCACCGACCCCACCCCCGTCTTCGGCCGCTTCCGCCGCCTGGAGCACTTGGCGCGCTTCGCCGCGGAGGACGCGGTGGGGACCGACCCATGGCCTGTCTTCGACCTCGCGGACACCCTGCTGCTGACAGGCCGCGAGGAGGAGGGTCTCGCGGAGCTACGGAAGGCGGTCGGCCTGGTACGGCCGCACGAGATGGAGTCGGTACTGTCGTCCGTGGTGGCGCCCCTCCAGGACTTCCTGAACTGCCCCCAACTGCTCGCCCCGGCCACGGTGAACGCCGTGAGCGCGGCGGTCGCCGAGTGCCTGCGGCATCTGCCCCGGCGGGACCAGGACTGA
- a CDS encoding serine/threonine protein kinase, whose translation MENLGAGQSPDHHPLLGLERIDGPVAECLARIGEVFRVFEKQDSGCVAYGVRLPDRAERWFVKTAVEAVGRRSLERAWDFHRAVRHPVIVPQVHRIALRAGAAAVVMPWRDGEVLYDPAERGRRDRTTPGSPMARFRALPVARVEAAIDRVLDAHLAVEAAGHVAVDLYDGALLYDFTAHQTHLVDLDEYRPGPFVLDAERLPGSTRLMAPEEFERGAVIDIRTTVYVLGRIARLLLDAGDEERAWRGTAAQLAVLERATRPDPAERFARVQGFAEAWRGAAPAS comes from the coding sequence ATGGAGAACCTTGGTGCAGGGCAAAGCCCGGACCACCACCCGCTGTTGGGCCTGGAGCGGATCGACGGCCCGGTGGCGGAGTGTCTGGCCCGGATCGGTGAGGTCTTCCGGGTGTTCGAGAAGCAGGACTCGGGGTGTGTGGCGTACGGGGTGCGGTTGCCCGACCGTGCTGAGCGGTGGTTCGTGAAGACGGCCGTCGAAGCGGTGGGGCGGCGGTCGTTGGAGCGGGCGTGGGACTTTCACCGGGCCGTGCGGCACCCGGTGATCGTCCCGCAGGTGCACCGGATCGCGTTACGGGCCGGGGCGGCGGCCGTGGTCATGCCCTGGCGGGACGGTGAGGTGCTGTACGACCCCGCCGAGCGCGGCCGGCGCGACCGTACGACCCCGGGCAGCCCGATGGCCCGCTTCCGGGCCCTGCCCGTCGCTCGGGTCGAGGCGGCCATCGACCGCGTACTCGACGCTCATCTCGCCGTGGAGGCCGCTGGGCACGTCGCCGTGGATCTCTACGACGGAGCCCTGCTGTACGACTTCACGGCGCACCAGACGCACTTGGTCGACCTCGACGAGTACCGGCCCGGCCCCTTCGTGCTGGACGCCGAGCGGTTGCCGGGCTCCACCCGTCTCATGGCCCCGGAGGAGTTCGAACGCGGCGCCGTCATCGATATCCGTACGACCGTGTACGTCCTCGGCCGCATCGCCCGCCTCCTCCTCGACGCGGGTGACGAGGAGCGCGCCTGGCGTGGCACGGCGGCCCAACTGGCCGTACTGGAGCGGGCCACGCGCCCCGACCCGGCCGAACGCTTCGCGCGCGTACAGGGGTTCGCGGAGGCCTGGCGGGGCGCGGCGCCCGCTTCCTGA
- a CDS encoding GntR family transcriptional regulator, which produces MTVDLEGPEPLYEQIAVILSARIADGTYPPRRRVPSEAAICDEFSVSRPTARSALQLLSQRGLIVTVRGKGSFVMEQTNPGATGDSDSTD; this is translated from the coding sequence ATGACTGTCGACCTTGAAGGACCTGAGCCGCTGTACGAACAGATCGCCGTCATACTCAGCGCGCGCATCGCGGACGGCACGTACCCTCCCCGCCGCCGGGTCCCGTCCGAGGCGGCCATCTGCGACGAGTTCAGCGTCTCGCGCCCGACCGCACGATCCGCTCTTCAGCTCCTGAGTCAGCGCGGCCTCATCGTCACTGTGCGCGGGAAGGGGTCGTTCGTCATGGAGCAGACGAACCCGGGCGCAACCGGAGACAGCGACTCCACCGACTGA